The Nitrospiraceae bacterium genome contains a region encoding:
- a CDS encoding iron-sulfur cluster biosynthesis family protein, which translates to MIVVTVAAITRLKAIQLDHLEDPVIRISVRDLDQTRLNFSISMEAAAQPEDAVQEIDGLTIAIEQYSASRMDGVTLDYTTTDGFRFLHDEQGRSLPLLTIPSLN; encoded by the coding sequence ATGATCGTCGTCACGGTCGCCGCCATCACCCGTCTGAAAGCGATTCAGCTCGATCACCTGGAAGATCCGGTCATCCGCATCTCCGTCCGTGATTTGGACCAGACCCGCTTGAACTTCAGCATTTCCATGGAAGCCGCCGCTCAACCTGAGGATGCCGTTCAAGAAATCGACGGGCTCACGATCGCCATCGAACAATACAGTGCCTCCCGGATGGATGGAGTAACCCTCGACTACACCACCACCGACGGCTTTCGCTTCCTCCACGACGAGCAAGGGCGCAGCCTCCCGCTCCTAACCATTCCCTCGCTCAATTGA
- a CDS encoding THUMP domain-containing protein yields MDSTNHWFFTPCPRGLEVVLEEELHSFGISATKSTEGGVAFQAPWPSLYRVNLESRIASRVLWRVGHASYRSEDDIYREAYALPWPDWFLPSHTIKVKISARHCPLTSLDFVTLRAKDAICDKFLSVRHRRPSVDTHRPDIRIDAFLDATTVTFYLDTSGDPLFKRGHRISTGQAPLRENLAAGLLRLAGWTPRGVLLDPMCGSGTIPLEAALIARQIAPGQARSFAFERFLIHDAQYWGHLREASRAQQLAEVPTPIYASDRDPAAIKLAQWTFQGAGVTIDIRLRQSDILDLTAPANEGIMMINPPYGVRLSYADEFDLFYPKVGNWLKQRFAGWKAYIFTGDSRVPKLIGLSPSRRIPLFNGPLECRLYEFRIVEGSMRKANRITRGNG; encoded by the coding sequence ATGGATAGCACAAACCATTGGTTCTTTACACCTTGTCCACGAGGACTTGAGGTCGTGCTGGAAGAGGAACTTCACAGTTTTGGCATCTCGGCCACGAAAAGCACCGAGGGTGGCGTTGCATTCCAAGCTCCCTGGCCCTCCCTGTATCGGGTCAACCTCGAAAGCCGTATCGCCAGTCGCGTACTCTGGCGTGTCGGCCACGCTTCATATCGTTCGGAAGACGACATCTATCGTGAGGCCTATGCCCTTCCCTGGCCCGATTGGTTCCTGCCATCCCACACCATCAAGGTCAAGATCAGTGCACGGCATTGTCCGCTCACCAGCCTAGATTTTGTGACCTTGCGGGCCAAAGACGCCATCTGCGACAAATTCCTTTCGGTTCGACATCGTCGACCGAGCGTCGATACGCATCGCCCCGATATCCGTATCGATGCGTTCCTGGACGCGACGACTGTGACGTTCTACCTTGACACATCGGGTGACCCATTGTTCAAGCGGGGCCATCGGATCAGCACCGGTCAAGCTCCCTTGCGCGAAAATCTGGCTGCCGGTCTGCTGCGATTAGCCGGCTGGACTCCGCGCGGCGTTCTGCTCGACCCAATGTGCGGAAGCGGAACGATTCCCCTTGAAGCGGCACTCATCGCGCGACAGATTGCCCCGGGACAAGCTCGTTCTTTCGCGTTTGAGCGATTCCTGATCCATGATGCTCAATACTGGGGGCACCTGCGAGAAGCGAGTCGCGCTCAGCAACTGGCTGAAGTTCCCACCCCTATCTATGCGTCCGACCGTGATCCTGCCGCCATCAAGCTCGCACAATGGACGTTCCAAGGTGCCGGGGTAACCATTGATATTCGCCTCCGCCAGAGTGACATCCTGGACCTCACAGCACCGGCCAACGAGGGCATCATGATGATCAATCCTCCCTATGGCGTGCGGCTGAGTTACGCGGATGAGTTCGATCTATTCTATCCTAAGGTTGGCAACTGGTTGAAACAGCGGTTTGCGGGCTGGAAGGCCTACATCTTCACGGGCGACAGTCGCGTCCCGAAGCTAATCGGGTTGTCCCCCTCAAGACGAATCCCGCTCTTTAACGGACCATTGGAATGTCGTCTCTATGAGTTTCGGATCGTCGAAGGATCGATGCGAAAGGCCAACCGGATCACCCGTGGTAATGGATAA
- a CDS encoding type II toxin-antitoxin system RelE/ParE family toxin — MAWYRIAYRPTVLKDLAHVDSGMAQRLVDKTKWLASNAENLRHESVTTELPGLCKYAVADWRIFYSLDRAEHLVEIHGIVQEKDLRR, encoded by the coding sequence ATGGCATGGTACCGCATCGCGTATCGCCCGACCGTGCTCAAAGACCTCGCTCACGTCGATTCCGGCATGGCCCAACGACTTGTAGACAAGACGAAGTGGCTGGCCTCCAACGCCGAGAATCTCCGCCACGAATCGGTCACGACAGAATTGCCTGGGTTATGTAAATACGCCGTCGCCGACTGGCGAATTTTCTATTCGCTCGATCGGGCCGAACACCTGGTCGAGATTCACGGCATCGTTCAAGAAAAGGATTTGCGAAGATGA
- a CDS encoding NUDIX hydrolase: MNFCSVCGKPVSKKIPPGDNLLRFVCESCQTIHYHNPKIVAGCIPEWEDQILLCRRAIEPKSGLWTFPAGFMEIGESTEQAARRETEEEAHAQVEVTSLYAVLSLPHVGQVYMIFRGRMVAPEFRAGEESLDVRLFSRDTIPWDQIAFSVVKDALRRYVEDAVHGTFRVHVASLPDRLV; encoded by the coding sequence ATGAACTTTTGCAGCGTTTGCGGCAAACCGGTATCGAAGAAAATTCCGCCCGGAGATAATTTGCTCCGCTTCGTGTGCGAGTCCTGTCAGACGATTCACTATCACAATCCCAAGATCGTTGCCGGCTGTATTCCGGAGTGGGAAGATCAGATTCTGCTGTGTCGTCGCGCGATCGAACCGAAGTCCGGCCTCTGGACGTTCCCGGCCGGCTTTATGGAGATCGGTGAGAGCACCGAACAGGCTGCCAGGCGTGAAACTGAAGAAGAGGCGCACGCTCAGGTCGAGGTGACATCGCTGTATGCCGTGCTCAGCTTGCCGCATGTTGGTCAGGTGTACATGATCTTTCGAGGTCGCATGGTTGCTCCAGAATTTCGTGCAGGAGAGGAAAGTCTGGATGTGCGCTTATTCAGCCGCGACACCATTCCCTGGGATCAAATCGCCTTTTCCGTCGTAAAGGATGCCCTGCGCCGTTATGTCGAGGATGCGGTCCACGGCACGTTTCGCGTGCACGTGGCAAGTCTGCCGGACCGCCTTGTCTAG
- a CDS encoding SDR family oxidoreductase encodes MKRLVGETAIVTGSSSGIGKAIALRYAGEGAKVIVAARRVELCEQTVAKIRQAGGEGVAVQTDVTDERQVDALIQDAVRRYGRLDILVNNAGIFGGRRLAETTTAAFDEVMNVNLRGTFFCCRAGFKQMKKQGGGVIINMSSVAGVQAWAGTGTYSASKHAVMALTKSLGDEGRQCNIKVSAICPAGVADELVDASAEDIIRSEKISPWDIAETAVYLATLGPYAVVQQVVLDRLGADW; translated from the coding sequence ATGAAGCGATTGGTCGGAGAGACTGCGATTGTTACGGGAAGTAGTAGTGGGATCGGCAAAGCGATTGCCTTACGATATGCCGGTGAAGGGGCCAAGGTTATCGTTGCAGCCAGGCGCGTCGAATTGTGTGAGCAGACCGTGGCTAAGATTCGTCAGGCGGGAGGAGAGGGTGTGGCCGTTCAAACGGACGTCACTGACGAGCGCCAGGTCGACGCGCTCATCCAAGACGCAGTGCGACGATACGGCCGGCTTGACATTTTGGTGAACAATGCCGGGATCTTTGGCGGGAGACGCTTGGCGGAGACGACCACAGCGGCATTCGACGAGGTGATGAATGTCAACTTGCGGGGCACATTCTTCTGTTGCAGAGCCGGATTCAAGCAGATGAAAAAGCAAGGAGGGGGAGTCATCATCAATATGTCGAGCGTTGCGGGAGTGCAGGCTTGGGCTGGAACCGGAACCTATAGCGCCTCCAAACATGCCGTGATGGCTTTGACGAAGTCGTTGGGTGACGAAGGGCGTCAGTGCAACATCAAAGTCAGTGCGATCTGTCCAGCCGGGGTTGCTGATGAACTCGTGGACGCATCGGCCGAAGATATCATTCGGAGTGAAAAGATCAGCCCGTGGGATATTGCGGAAACGGCTGTGTATCTCGCGACTCTCGGACCCTATGCAGTAGTCCAGCAGGTAGTTCTGGATCGACTTGGGGCGGACTGGTGA